A stretch of DNA from Gimesia chilikensis:
ATCTGACCAAGGGGCGTTCGGTACTGATCGAAGGGCGTTTGCAGCTCGATCAGTGGGATGACAAAGAATCGGGCCAGAAACGCAGCAAGCTGAAAGTGGTTGGCGAAAACATGACCATGCTCGGCGGACGTGGCGATGGCCCCGGAGGCGGTGGTGGTCCCAGCGGCGGCGGTGGCGGCGGTGGCGGCGGCGGCGGTTATGGCAGCCGTGGCGGTTCCTCGCAGGGTGGTGGTTCATCCAGCCCGGCAGATTCCTTTTACGATTCACCAGGTGGAATGCCCGATGACGACGTGCCTTTCTAAGTGAAGGCCGTTTCAACGGAGCAGCACAACGAGTCAATTTTTATTCAAAACGATAGTAAAAACTGAAAATTACGGAAGTGATTGATAATGGTTCGCAAACAACGTAGCACCTCTGTGGTCGGTAGTTCCAAGTCATCTATCGAGGTTTTGCTGGCAGAAAATGTCGACAACCTCGGTGAGCAGGGTGACATTGTGCGGGTCAAACCCGGCTATGCCCGTAACTTCCTGCTGCCTTACGGCATGGCCACCATTGCCACTGAGCACAACAAGCGGATGGTGACACAGCACCAGAAGAAAGTGGCCGAGCTGGAAAAAGAGCATCTCAAATCGCTCAAGGGTCTGGCAGACAAAGTCAGCAAGCACAGCGTCACCATGGAAGCCAACGCCAACGAAGAAGGTCACCTGTATGGTTCGATCGTGGCTGTTGACATCAGCAAGTCCCTCAAGGAGAGCGGCTTCGAAGTTGATGCCGAAGCGATTCGCCTGGAAGGTCCGCTGAAAGAGCTCGGTATGTATACCGTCAAGCTGCAGCTGCACGAAAAGGTGAAGACCGAAGTCAAAGTCTGGGTCGTACCGACTGCAGAAAAAAGCTAACCCGTTTCGGCAGCAGGGCTGTCGAACTGCGTCATAAAAAACGAAGAGGTCCGGTTATTGCCGGACCTCTTTTGTTGTTATATGATGACGCCTGCAACACGACGTGCATTCACCCGGAGCTGAACGGGGGCTGCGTCGTGTGTTTTCATTTCATTGAGTCAAACGTTCCAGGGGATGGTCATGTCAGTTGCGGGCAAGGGAAATTTTCGCCGTCCAAAGCAGGAGTCTGTGGAGGAGCTGTTCGGTAAAGTGCCACCACAGAACCTGGATGCAGAGAAAGCCGTGCTGGGCAGTATTCTGCTCGACAACGTGGTCATTGACGACCTCGTGCAGATTGTCAAAACCAACCATTTCTACAGCGATAAAAACGCGCGGATCTTTGCTGCGATTCTGCGCTTACACGATGCCGGCGTCCGCGGGATTGACGCGGTGACGGTGGCCGAAGAGCTCGACTCCAAGGGAGAGCTGGACGAGGCCGGCAATGTGATGTACCTGCATGAGATCCTGGAGAGCGTCCCTCACGCGGCGCATGCGGAATATTATGCGAACATCGTGCGAGACAAGTCGGTCCAGCGGGAACTGATTCACTCGTGTACCGAAATCATTCGGGAAAGCTATTCGCCGCAGGGCGACACTCTGGAAGTGTTAAACAAGGCCGAGCAGAGTATCTTCAGTATTCTCGAATCCCAGGGAGAAGGGGATAAGATCGACATCAAGGACATCCTGATGGATGCCTTCGACCGGATCCACGAGCGAACCCAGAAAGAGGGATCGCTGACCGGAACCACGACCGGGTTCGTCGACCTGGACGAGCAGATCAATGGTTTTCAGCCTTCCGAATTGATCGTCCTGGCGGCCCGTCCTTCGATGGGGAAGACCGCGCTGGTCTGTAACTTCGCGGAAGCCGCCGCCGACGAAGGGGGCGTGGCGACGATCATCTTCTCTCTGGAACAGTCAAAGCTGGAACTGGCAGAGCGTCTGTTGTGTATTCGTTCGGGCGTGAATGGTCACTCGCTGCGTGCAGGTGATCTGGAAGAAGACGAGCGGCACCGGTTGCTGGAGGCCTCTTCTCAGATCAGCGAGATGCCTCTGTTTATCGATGATAAGCCGGGGCGGACGATTCAGGAAATCAGTGCGATCTGTCGACGTTTGAAGCGGTTGAGCAACCTGGGGCTGATCATCATCGATTACCTGCAGTTGATTGAACCGGAAGACAAGACGATGCCTCGTGAACAGCAGATTGCGGGGATCACGCGACGTCTGAAGGGGCTGTGTAAGGAATTGAATGTGCCGACGATTGCCCTGGCCCAGTTGAACCGTGGTGTGGAGTTGCGTGAAGACAAGCGTCCGCGTCTGGCCGACCTGCGAGAAAGTGGAGCCATCGAACAGGACGCCGACCTGATCATGTTCCTGCACCGTCCGGATGCTTATGATCCGGAAGACCATCCGGGTCTGGCAGAAGTGGTTGTGGCCAAGCACCGTAGTGGTCCGACCGGGATTGTAAACCTGACGTGGCTCCGTGAGTCGATGCGGTTCGGCAACTACACGAACCTGGATGTCCCTGAAGGGGGCTACATGGGAGATGATGGCGGAGGCGGCGGATTCGGTTAAACGCGCCTGGCTGCCACCGGGAATTCTGAAAACTGAGGAGGAGATGAAATGCGATCGACCTCTGAGTTGAAGTTGCGTGGCGTGGTGAAGTTTCTGGTGCTGTTGCTGATCAGTGTCGCTGCTGTTTCCAGGATGCAGCCCGCTTTCCCGGCAGAGGAGTCTGACACGCAGGCGCTGCCCGGAAAGATTGAGCCGCCGTTTGCCTGGAACCGGACCGATAAGTATGTGCCTCCCGATTTCGAAGCGTTTTTCCCGGATGACAAAGCAGCGGGCGCGCAGCTGGACCAGATGATCGACGGCAAGTTGAAGATCAACAGTATCGATGAGCGTCTGGCTTTGATTCGGCGTGGGCTACGGAACAGTTCGCGACATCGGACCACACTGCTGGGACAGGTGGGAAACCAGTATATCTGGAATCGGAAAGCGCAGGATCCGCGGGCAATCGAACTTATGTATCACGCGAGTGTCAGTGACCTTCCCGGCGTCGCGCACTCTGCACTCTATCACGGCCCAATGGTGGTGTCGGATCGTTCGGCAAATCTGGTGCGGATGCTGATGGAGCAATATCCTCAGATGCCCTGGCATGAGAAACACCGGATTGCCTGGGGGATGCGGACCTATGGCGACAAGGAGCAGACGCGAAAGCTGCTGTCAGGGCTACTGGATGATCACAGTCAGTTGAACGATCTGACGGTGGGAGCGACACTGGAGACCTGGCAGGCGGTGTTTGAGACCGACCCACCTGGGTTAGAGCGGTTTGATGATCTGGGTCTGTGGATCATTGCTTTTCATCGGCCTGATGTTTCTGCGACACATCCCCGGGCTGCGGAGATTTTGCGGAAAATGGTGATGAAACCATTCGGGACTCGGCAGGATGCGGTACTGGCTTTTCTTACCCGGGTCGATGAGGGATATGAGACAGCCATCGTGCTGGTGAAGGGGTTGAAGAACCGTCGACTGCTGGAATATATCATTTCGAAGCGAATGCACCTCGAGTTGGACTGCAATGAGCTGTTCACGGCGTTGGTGTTACAGACGCGACGGCTGAATGAACTGGCTCACTTCCTGCCTGAGGGAAGTCCCCGGAGTTATCTGCCTGACTACACGCGTCCTCCTGTGGGTGCGAATTATGCGTATGCGGCGTCGGAATATGTGGCCCCTGATTATGAAGCCTATTTCGCCGATGATCCGGCAGCAGGCAAACAGCTGGATGATGTCTATGCGAAACGGGATCAGTTGAAAATGACTGATGCGGAACTGCTGGAACTGTTTCGTCAGGGGCTGCGGCATTCGAAGCATTCACCCAATGTCATGATAGGCTGGTTTTCTCAGTCAATGGGTTGGCCCCGCGATCCTCGATTGACGGAGATCTTATATCAGGCACTCGATCCGAAAGGACCGCCGGGAGTGCGCAAAGCAGCACTCTATTATGGCTTTGGACTGGGGACGAAGAAGACGAAGAACGTGCTGCGGGCGTTGTATCACGTCTATATGGCGCCCCCTTTTGATGCCACGACCAATCACAATATGCGTACGCGGATTCTATGGGGCGTGCGGGATCATGAGGATGATAAGTATTACCTGTCGACACTGTTTGTCCAGGCATTACGCGAACATGAGCAGTTGACGGAAGTTGCATTGGAGCAGGCAGTCAGTGCTTACCGTCAGTTGACTGGTGGAGAGCCTCCGAATCTGGATGAATATGCAAAGCGTGGGGTTTATGTTGTGATGTTCGGCAACGAGGCAGCGAGTACCATAGCTGCCTCTAAAGCATACGTGGCCGAGAGACTGGGGGATTCAGAGCGTATACTCGAGGCGAAACATCTGGATGAAGACAGTAACATCAGTGTGATCATGCTGGTGCGCGGGAGCGCAGGGATGGACTGGCTGATTAAAAAGTTGCAGGCTCCGCCAAAGCTGCCGATCTACTTTGCGGGGCTGTTGACGCCGCAACTCATTGAGCAGAGTAAGCCTCTCAAAGGCTTTGAAAAATATCTTCCCGCGGAGGGACCACGGGAAGAGTAGCCTGAAGGCGGTTATTCTTCTTCGTCTTCCGCTGTGGCATCGGGGGCGAAGCCGCGACGCATGGTGTTTTCGGTGACGTTGACCGGGACGAGGAACTGCAGCAGATAGTCGGGGCCGCCAGTCTTGCTGCCGATGCCGGACATCTTGAAGCCGCCGAACGGGTGACGTTCGACCATGGCGCCGGTGATGTTCCGGTTGAGGTAGATGTTGCCGGCTACGATTTCCATGCGTGCCTTGTTCAGGTGAGCGGGGCTGCGACTGAAAACGCCTGCCGTGAGGGCATAAGGTGTATCGTTGGCGATGGTAATCGCTTCGTCAAAGTCGTCTGCCTTGATGACGGCGAGGACGGGGCCGAAGATTTCTTCCTGGGCGATCTGGCAGGTGGAATCGACGTCGGTGAAAATGTGCGGGCCGATGTAGTAGCCTTCGTCTTCCAGGTCGGAGGTGTCACAGGCCAGGGCCAGGGTGGCTTCTTCTTTGCCGATCTCGATGTATTCCAGGATCCGTTGTTGAGCTTCTTCATCGATGACGGGACCGACGACGGTGCCGGGATCTTCTGCGGGGCCTATCTTGAGGGCCTTGGTGGCTTCGACCAGGCGGCTGACGAAGGTGTCGTGAATCGATTCGAGCACGATGACGCGGGAGCAGGCCGAGCATTTCTGGCCGGCGTAGTTGAAGGCGGAGTGGATCACGCCGAGTACCGCTTCATCGAGGTCGGCGTCGTCGTCGACGATGATCGCGTTCTTGCCGCCCATTTCCGCGATGACCCGTTTGACCATCTTCTGGCGGGTATCGGTATCAGAGGCGGTTTCGTTGATCGCCAGGCCGACATCGCGTGAGCCGGTGAAGGTAATCATTTCCACGTCGGGGCTGCCGACGAGTTCGGGGCCGACTTCTTCACCGATGCCGGGCAGGAAGTTAACGACGCCGTCGGGGATGCCTGACTCGTGGATCACGTCCATCAGCTTGGCGGCGACGATTGATGATTGTTCGGCTGGTTTCATGACGACGGTGTTGCCGGTGACCAGGGAGGCGACGGTCATGCCGGTCAGAATCGCGAGTGGGAAGTTCCAGGGGGCGATGACAGCCACGGTGCCGCGGGGACGGTAGAAGTAAACGTTCTCTTCACCGGGTACGTCACAGTGCAGCGGATGAGCCAGGCGGCGCATCTGGTTGGCGTAGTACATGCAGAAGTCGATAGCTTCGACGACATCGCCGTCCGCTTCTTCCCAGGGTTT
This window harbors:
- the ssb gene encoding single-stranded DNA-binding protein, with product MASFNKVILVGNLTRDPQVRYTPGGSAVAEIGLAVNRSWFDKNSNSRKEETTFVDVTLWGRTAEVASEYLTKGRSVLIEGRLQLDQWDDKESGQKRSKLKVVGENMTMLGGRGDGPGGGGGPSGGGGGGGGGGGYGSRGGSSQGGGSSSPADSFYDSPGGMPDDDVPF
- the rplI gene encoding 50S ribosomal protein L9 translates to MVRKQRSTSVVGSSKSSIEVLLAENVDNLGEQGDIVRVKPGYARNFLLPYGMATIATEHNKRMVTQHQKKVAELEKEHLKSLKGLADKVSKHSVTMEANANEEGHLYGSIVAVDISKSLKESGFEVDAEAIRLEGPLKELGMYTVKLQLHEKVKTEVKVWVVPTAEKS
- the dnaB gene encoding replicative DNA helicase; the protein is MSVAGKGNFRRPKQESVEELFGKVPPQNLDAEKAVLGSILLDNVVIDDLVQIVKTNHFYSDKNARIFAAILRLHDAGVRGIDAVTVAEELDSKGELDEAGNVMYLHEILESVPHAAHAEYYANIVRDKSVQRELIHSCTEIIRESYSPQGDTLEVLNKAEQSIFSILESQGEGDKIDIKDILMDAFDRIHERTQKEGSLTGTTTGFVDLDEQINGFQPSELIVLAARPSMGKTALVCNFAEAAADEGGVATIIFSLEQSKLELAERLLCIRSGVNGHSLRAGDLEEDERHRLLEASSQISEMPLFIDDKPGRTIQEISAICRRLKRLSNLGLIIIDYLQLIEPEDKTMPREQQIAGITRRLKGLCKELNVPTIALAQLNRGVELREDKRPRLADLRESGAIEQDADLIMFLHRPDAYDPEDHPGLAEVVVAKHRSGPTGIVNLTWLRESMRFGNYTNLDVPEGGYMGDDGGGGGFG